The Bacteroidota bacterium genome includes a region encoding these proteins:
- a CDS encoding TonB-dependent receptor codes for MKLKYLITLTSLVLLTITMYGQNLTQTVRGQVIDNQSKTTLPGVNIIVLDVNPVIGAVSDMDGYFVIENVPIGRISIQATYVGYEPFIANNLELTSGKELMLNFEMAEQVVKMDEVVIKASDDKIETNNEMTTVSARQFTIEESMRYAGARNDVSRMAQNFAGVRGANDAVNDIIIRGNSPVGLLWRLEGIDIPNPNHFGDFGSTGGPVSMLNNNVLANSDFLTGAFPAEYGNGISGVFDLKMRNGNYEKHEFLGQVGLNGFEIGAEGPISREQKSSYLLNYRYSTLGIMSALGINFGTGTAIPYYQDITVRANMPTKKAGTFSLFGIGGISQIDLISSNAEDTVDNLYNNDLDIYDRSKIGIIGISHQYLINNSSYTKFTIAASTIINNDIVDSISVETFEPVEFYRQNFTQNKISANFFYKKKFNAKNNLQLGVRFDEFLVSVSDSIFEGIPGRYVTLTSFDGNTFLLQPYVQYQYRPTEKLTINSGLHFQYLSLNGSNSLEPRLGIKYQINNNNAISVGYGLHSMMAPIATFFKTVETTPGNYNTPNDSIDFVKAHHLVLGYDKQLSETMRIKAEVYYQHLYDVLIDKDSSSFSVLNSGSFSFGTPDRLTNSGTGRNYGAELTVEKFLDKGLYFLMTGSLYKSEYIGSDEIERETAFSGNYVANVVGGKEFYLFTGKASPKNTKSIVFDTKFTLAGGQRYTPIDLEQSILTNSTVYDWNNAFAEQFDDYMRWDVRLAFKINGKFASQEWAIDVQNVTNRQNPLYQRYNPSEGEINTVYQLGIFPVPQYRITF; via the coding sequence ATGAAACTTAAATACTTAATCACCTTAACAAGTTTGGTTCTACTAACCATTACAATGTATGGACAAAACCTTACACAAACGGTTCGCGGACAAGTTATCGACAATCAATCTAAAACCACTTTACCCGGAGTAAACATCATTGTGCTTGATGTAAATCCGGTAATTGGTGCGGTATCTGACATGGACGGATATTTTGTGATCGAAAATGTGCCTATCGGACGAATTTCTATTCAGGCAACCTATGTTGGGTATGAACCATTTATTGCAAATAATCTGGAACTTACTTCAGGTAAAGAACTTATGCTGAATTTTGAAATGGCAGAACAGGTAGTTAAAATGGATGAGGTTGTAATAAAAGCCAGTGATGATAAGATAGAAACCAATAATGAAATGACAACGGTAAGTGCGCGACAATTTACTATTGAAGAAAGTATGCGATATGCCGGCGCCCGAAATGATGTGAGCAGAATGGCTCAAAATTTTGCCGGTGTTCGCGGTGCAAATGATGCCGTTAATGATATTATTATCAGAGGTAATTCACCAGTGGGATTATTATGGAGATTGGAAGGCATTGATATTCCAAACCCAAATCATTTTGGAGATTTTGGTTCTACCGGTGGCCCGGTTTCTATGTTAAACAATAACGTTTTGGCAAACAGCGATTTTTTAACAGGAGCATTTCCGGCAGAATATGGAAATGGAATAAGCGGTGTTTTTGATCTTAAAATGCGCAATGGAAATTATGAGAAACATGAATTTTTAGGTCAGGTAGGATTAAATGGTTTTGAAATTGGCGCAGAAGGTCCAATAAGCAGAGAACAAAAATCTTCCTATTTGCTGAATTACCGTTATTCTACTTTAGGAATTATGAGTGCTCTGGGAATTAATTTCGGAACCGGAACAGCTATTCCTTATTATCAGGATATTACAGTCAGAGCAAATATGCCGACAAAAAAGGCCGGAACATTTTCATTATTCGGAATAGGTGGAATCAGTCAGATAGACCTTATATCGAGTAATGCAGAAGATACGGTGGATAATTTATATAATAACGATCTGGATATTTATGATAGGTCCAAAATCGGGATAATTGGCATCTCACACCAGTATTTAATTAATAATTCATCTTATACAAAATTCACTATTGCAGCATCTACTATTATCAATAATGATATTGTAGATTCAATTTCTGTGGAGACGTTCGAACCGGTAGAATTTTATCGTCAAAATTTCACACAAAACAAGATCTCTGCAAATTTCTTTTATAAAAAGAAGTTTAATGCGAAAAATAATTTACAACTTGGAGTGCGATTTGATGAATTTCTTGTTTCCGTATCGGATAGTATTTTTGAAGGAATTCCGGGACGTTATGTAACACTAACATCCTTTGATGGAAATACATTTTTATTGCAACCTTATGTTCAATATCAATATCGCCCAACAGAAAAACTAACCATTAATTCCGGATTACATTTTCAATATCTGAGTTTGAATGGAAGTAATTCACTGGAACCACGATTGGGAATTAAATATCAAATAAATAACAACAATGCGATAAGTGTGGGATATGGATTACATAGTATGATGGCACCTATAGCTACTTTCTTTAAAACAGTGGAAACAACTCCGGGTAATTATAATACACCCAATGATTCCATTGATTTTGTAAAAGCCCATCATTTAGTATTAGGATACGATAAACAACTTTCAGAAACCATGCGCATAAAAGCGGAGGTATATTATCAGCATCTTTATGATGTTTTGATAGATAAAGATAGTTCGTCGTTCAGTGTATTAAATTCCGGTAGTTTTTCTTTCGGCACTCCCGACAGATTAACAAACAGCGGAACAGGCAGAAATTATGGTGCAGAATTAACTGTCGAAAAATTTCTGGATAAGGGTCTGTATTTTTTAATGACCGGATCATTATATAAATCGGAATATATTGGAAGCGACGAAATAGAAAGAGAGACAGCATTTTCCGGAAATTATGTTGCAAATGTTGTTGGAGGAAAAGAATTTTATTTATTTACAGGAAAAGCTTCTCCTAAAAACACGAAATCAATAGTTTTTGATACAAAATTTACTTTAGCGGGTGGACAACGATATACTCCCATTGATCTGGAACAATCTATATTAACTAATTCAACGGTTTACGACTGGAATAATGCATTTGCCGAACAATTTGATGATTATATGCGTTGGGATGTAAGACTTGCATTTAAGATCAACGGAAAATTCGCTTCACAGGAATGGGCAATTGATGTGCAGAATGTTACAAACAGACAAAATCCATTGTATCAACGATATAATCCATCGGAAGGTGAAATAAATACCGTTTACCAATTAGGCATATTTCCAGTGCCCCAATATAGGATCACCTTTTAA
- a CDS encoding histidine kinase: MPKSIYTIKNILLGTVVVSMVPTTFVFLRNWALGDSPNPEMDTLTAYLISLLFSVVVTFSIFLAVIKIISGTTAKLEGKISAPKRILTCLVLSLIVANIIIYIYWLIFNAFLFHCEAEEARARIFENQMLATVLVIIVSLVFEIGHYIHQLKITVAEKERLEKENMRSQLESLKTQMSPHFLFNSFNALLSLIDSDKEKAKQFLMELSKVYRYVLEQKDNLVVELKEELKFINSYIYLNKIRFGENLHFETDIDAGNLSKFIPPLTLQSLVENAIKHNIISESKPLTIKITNDRNRLIVSNNLQGRNEKIVSTGIGLKNLKERYFLLGNSEPEFGIVNDQYIAKIPLIEKENI; encoded by the coding sequence ATGCCAAAATCGATCTACACAATTAAAAACATATTATTAGGCACCGTAGTAGTTTCTATGGTGCCTACTACTTTTGTTTTTTTGCGCAACTGGGCCTTAGGAGATAGTCCAAATCCGGAAATGGATACACTAACAGCATATCTTATTTCACTTTTGTTTTCTGTTGTTGTTACCTTTTCTATTTTTCTCGCAGTAATTAAAATTATTTCAGGCACCACTGCTAAGTTGGAAGGAAAAATAAGTGCGCCCAAACGCATTTTGACTTGTCTTGTATTGTCACTGATCGTTGCAAACATCATAATTTATATTTATTGGTTAATATTCAATGCGTTTTTATTCCACTGTGAAGCGGAGGAAGCAAGAGCCCGAATTTTCGAGAACCAAATGCTTGCAACAGTCCTTGTAATTATTGTCAGTCTGGTTTTTGAAATTGGCCATTATATTCATCAACTCAAAATTACTGTTGCAGAAAAAGAGCGACTGGAAAAAGAAAATATGCGTTCACAACTGGAGAGCTTGAAAACACAAATGAGTCCCCACTTTTTATTCAATAGTTTTAATGCCTTGTTATCTTTGATAGATTCTGACAAAGAAAAAGCTAAACAATTTTTAATGGAACTATCAAAGGTTTACCGTTATGTTCTAGAACAAAAAGACAATCTGGTTGTGGAATTAAAGGAGGAATTAAAATTTATAAATTCATACATCTACCTAAATAAAATACGTTTCGGAGAAAATCTTCATTTTGAAACTGATATAGATGCAGGTAATTTAAGTAAATTCATTCCGCCATTAACGTTACAATCGCTGGTGGAAAATGCAATAAAACATAATATAATTTCAGAAAGCAAACCGCTTACAATTAAGATAACGAATGACAGGAATAGATTAATTGTTTCCAATAATTTGCAAGGCAGAAATGAAAAGATCGTATCTACAGGAATTGGTTTGAAAAATCTGAAAGAAAGATATTTTCTTCTTGGAAATTCTGAACCCGAATTTGGAATAGTGAATGATCAGTATATTGCAAAAATTCCACTCATCGAAAAAGAAAATATCTGA
- a CDS encoding response regulator transcription factor, which translates to MQVVIIEDEKIAADFLEKCILEFNPDYKVVKKLDSVETSVKWLSNHSADLLFVDIHLADDISFSIFEQMDIQTPVIFTTAYDQYAIKAFKLNSIDYLLKPIDKSELFNALNKFIQFRNSAPIDIKLLLEQFNAQKNEYQSRFLVSTGQKLKSLNIEQVAYFFSEQKLTFLVAKDGKHYVLDNSLDKLETILDPIIFFRINRQFIISFTSIKNMFSYSKSRVKVELEPVIEKETIVSVERSSEFRLWLNR; encoded by the coding sequence ATGCAAGTTGTGATCATTGAAGATGAAAAAATTGCTGCCGACTTTCTGGAAAAATGTATTCTGGAATTCAATCCGGATTACAAAGTAGTTAAAAAACTGGATTCTGTTGAAACTTCTGTAAAATGGTTATCAAATCATTCTGCGGATCTTTTATTTGTAGACATCCACCTTGCAGATGATATCAGTTTTAGTATTTTCGAACAGATGGACATTCAAACTCCAGTAATTTTTACTACTGCTTATGATCAATACGCCATAAAGGCATTTAAGTTGAACAGCATTGATTACCTGCTTAAACCTATTGATAAATCAGAATTATTTAATGCCTTAAATAAATTTATTCAATTCAGGAATTCGGCACCGATCGACATAAAATTGTTGCTCGAACAATTTAATGCTCAAAAAAATGAGTATCAAAGTCGTTTTCTTGTGTCTACCGGCCAAAAATTGAAATCGCTGAATATCGAACAGGTTGCATATTTCTTCTCAGAACAAAAACTAACATTTTTGGTCGCCAAGGATGGCAAACATTATGTTTTGGATAATTCTCTGGATAAATTGGAAACGATTTTGGATCCGATAATCTTTTTCAGAATAAATCGTCAGTTCATCATCTCCTTTACAAGTATTAAAAATATGTTCAGTTACTCTAAATCCAGGGTAAAAGTGGAATTGGAGCCGGTTATTGAAAAAGAAACAATTGTGAGTGTAGAACGATCATCAGAGTTCCGATTGTGGCTAAACAGGTGA